A region from the Cellvibrio sp. PSBB006 genome encodes:
- a CDS encoding helix-turn-helix domain-containing protein produces the protein MKGSFFSLHDLILTLTIVECLCMAVLVRVLPDKHGQSRTIIGCFFLVVALVLASTMIVWNNAFADLSVNKTPVMILIYVACLLLQGPLLYFYIKSLRSKGHHWNRKDFLHLLPVIGGSIIAIFYGINTADWRGLTTPDEGKQRAVSFLWALVKFSPFVYVIASARLRYRIHQHLRRGFSSISEVELRLGDIILIGFLVHWVWTLGTYFVADWVHWSVSNVLGVINNYLVIMLINGLFISGLLNAEKLLHPEPIVAEKPSRIKNREHKIATIEKAIHVDRIYLESNLNIDRFAARLGLRVRDVSAIIKTHYGTNFFEFINSYRIEEVKRLLLMEEHKTDNILDIIYLAGFNSLSTFHRFFKRLVGVTPTEYRRQGGIIHNELEAAPKI, from the coding sequence ATGAAAGGAAGTTTTTTCAGTCTTCACGATCTTATCCTGACCCTGACCATCGTCGAATGCTTGTGTATGGCAGTATTGGTCCGCGTATTGCCTGACAAACACGGGCAATCCAGAACGATCATCGGATGCTTTTTCCTTGTCGTTGCGCTGGTATTGGCATCGACCATGATTGTCTGGAATAACGCTTTCGCAGACCTCTCTGTCAATAAAACGCCAGTGATGATATTGATCTACGTCGCCTGCTTATTGTTGCAGGGTCCGTTACTTTATTTTTATATCAAGTCGTTGCGTAGCAAGGGACACCACTGGAACCGCAAGGATTTTTTGCACCTTCTTCCCGTGATAGGCGGCAGTATTATTGCCATTTTCTACGGCATCAATACAGCAGACTGGCGCGGCCTTACTACCCCCGATGAAGGCAAACAGCGCGCCGTTTCTTTTTTATGGGCATTGGTAAAATTCTCTCCCTTCGTTTACGTCATTGCCAGCGCGCGTTTACGTTATCGCATCCATCAACACCTGCGCCGTGGATTTTCCTCCATCTCCGAAGTCGAGTTGCGTCTGGGCGATATTATTCTGATTGGTTTTCTGGTGCATTGGGTCTGGACACTGGGTACTTATTTTGTGGCGGACTGGGTGCACTGGAGCGTGAGCAATGTGCTCGGCGTTATCAATAATTATCTGGTGATTATGTTAATTAATGGCTTGTTTATCAGCGGCTTGCTCAACGCCGAAAAATTATTGCACCCCGAACCTATCGTGGCCGAGAAACCGTCGCGTATCAAAAATCGGGAACACAAGATTGCCACCATTGAAAAAGCCATTCACGTAGATCGCATTTACCTTGAATCCAATTTAAATATTGACCGCTTTGCGGCACGGCTGGGGCTACGCGTGCGCGATGTATCGGCCATTATTAAAACTCATTACGGCACGAATTTTTTTGAATTTATCAATAGCTATCGTATTGAAGAGGTGAAGCGGTTGTTGTTGATGGAAGAACATAAGACGGACAATATTCTGGATATTATCTACCTCGCCGGCTTTAACAGCCTCTCAACCTTTCACCGCTTTTTCAAGCGCCTGGTAGGCGTTACACCGACAGAATATCGCCGCCAGGGCGGAATCATTCACAATGAACTGGAAGCTGCACCAAAAATTTAA
- a CDS encoding glycosyl hydrolase family 18 protein: MTLIKYLRQNLWRGQVRLTPFAFLVCLAGMLCSVSLSAQTAIKLSDGAATFASSQFQSASFAVDGDSATRWESTHAVDPAFLTIDLGQAYNLSQVVIDWEAANAANYTIQGSNNNSSWITLATRTGGSFGDRTDTVNVSGSYRYVRMNGTTRSVGNDWGYSIWEMAVYGSSNSNLPTPWNNGDVGSPLPGSASFSNGVFNTTANGNDIWNNTDNFHFIYQPFNGDGAIIAQVTSLSATHEWAKAGVMLRENLTGGSKNAMMAMTSSNGAIFQRRTAANGTSVSNSQGGVFTPYWVKLTRNGNTLTGFSSFDGNTWTQVGTTTVSMNSNAYVGLAHTSHAAGTLGNAQFDQVTVQAGAVCFYENTNFGGASFCRGAGAQNVPSGWGNRVSSVRVINGYSAVLRSQANQGGSSVTLTGDTANLANVGFDNLLASYTISNQGSTDNMKVVGYMPSWSGSATAIQYDKLTHINYSFVLPNANGSLQGVPSPSKLQSIVTLGHANGVKVLIAVGGWNDGNDSAFESLAANASTRTAFVNNLINLVEQYNLDGVDMDWEYPDPGASADNYALLMGQLSNALHARGKLLTAAVVASGYTGGGVKAEVFNYIDFLNLMAYDGGNGSTHSPYSYAVSSLNYWLSRGLPKEKAVLGVPYYARPSWAAYNTLVGSNSANACRDSNGSDYWNGIPTIRQKAQLARSQAGGIMTWELSQDTNSANSLLTAMYEAVNGLGGSYNCN; the protein is encoded by the coding sequence ATGACATTGATAAAATATTTACGCCAGAATCTCTGGCGAGGCCAGGTACGATTGACGCCTTTTGCTTTTTTAGTCTGCTTAGCAGGCATGTTGTGTTCAGTTTCACTTTCTGCACAAACTGCGATTAAGTTGTCGGATGGCGCGGCGACCTTTGCCAGTTCACAGTTTCAGTCGGCGTCTTTTGCGGTGGATGGTGATTCGGCGACGCGTTGGGAGTCGACTCATGCGGTGGACCCGGCGTTTCTGACAATTGATTTAGGGCAGGCTTATAACCTGTCGCAGGTGGTGATTGATTGGGAGGCGGCTAACGCGGCGAACTACACGATCCAGGGCTCGAATAACAACAGCAGTTGGATCACCCTGGCGACGCGCACGGGAGGGAGTTTTGGGGATCGTACTGACACAGTGAATGTTTCAGGCAGTTACCGTTATGTGCGTATGAACGGCACGACGCGCAGTGTGGGTAATGATTGGGGTTATTCGATCTGGGAGATGGCCGTTTACGGTTCGTCTAACAGTAACCTGCCCACGCCCTGGAACAATGGCGATGTGGGTTCGCCTTTGCCGGGTTCGGCCAGTTTTAGCAACGGTGTATTCAACACCACCGCGAACGGCAATGACATCTGGAATAACACGGATAATTTTCATTTTATTTATCAGCCCTTCAATGGCGACGGCGCGATCATCGCGCAAGTTACCTCGCTCAGCGCCACCCATGAATGGGCCAAGGCCGGTGTGATGTTGCGCGAGAATTTAACCGGCGGTTCTAAAAACGCGATGATGGCGATGACCAGCAGCAACGGGGCTATCTTCCAGCGACGCACCGCCGCGAACGGTACCAGTGTCAGCAATTCCCAGGGCGGTGTGTTTACGCCTTACTGGGTCAAACTCACTCGTAACGGCAATACACTGACCGGATTCAGCTCTTTCGATGGCAATACCTGGACGCAGGTCGGCACAACCACGGTCAGCATGAACAGCAATGCCTATGTAGGGCTTGCGCACACCAGCCACGCCGCCGGTACGCTAGGTAATGCCCAATTTGATCAGGTTACGGTGCAGGCCGGTGCGGTGTGTTTCTATGAGAACACCAACTTCGGCGGCGCGAGTTTCTGCCGCGGTGCGGGAGCGCAAAATGTCCCGAGCGGTTGGGGCAATCGCGTGTCCTCGGTGCGTGTGATCAACGGCTACTCTGCGGTGCTGCGCTCACAAGCCAATCAAGGCGGTAGCAGCGTGACGCTTACCGGCGATACAGCAAATCTTGCCAACGTCGGTTTTGATAACCTGCTCGCGTCTTACACCATCAGCAATCAGGGAAGCACGGACAACATGAAGGTCGTGGGCTATATGCCCTCCTGGTCCGGCAGTGCGACAGCAATCCAATACGACAAACTGACGCACATTAATTACTCCTTTGTGTTGCCCAATGCCAACGGCAGTTTGCAGGGCGTACCCAGTCCATCGAAGCTGCAAAGCATTGTCACCCTAGGCCACGCCAATGGCGTAAAAGTGTTGATCGCCGTCGGTGGTTGGAATGATGGCAATGACAGTGCATTTGAATCCCTGGCCGCCAATGCGTCAACGCGCACCGCCTTTGTAAACAACCTGATCAACCTGGTTGAACAATACAACCTCGACGGCGTGGATATGGATTGGGAATACCCGGACCCGGGCGCCTCCGCCGATAATTACGCACTGCTGATGGGACAACTGAGCAACGCCCTGCATGCACGCGGGAAATTGCTCACCGCAGCGGTGGTGGCTTCCGGTTATACCGGCGGCGGTGTGAAGGCCGAAGTCTTTAACTACATCGACTTCCTTAACCTCATGGCTTACGACGGCGGCAACGGTTCAACCCACTCGCCCTATTCTTATGCCGTCAGCTCATTGAATTATTGGTTGAGCCGTGGTTTACCAAAGGAAAAAGCTGTGCTGGGCGTTCCTTATTACGCGCGTCCCAGCTGGGCGGCTTACAACACGCTGGTTGGTTCCAATTCAGCCAATGCCTGCCGTGACAGCAATGGTTCGGATTATTGGAATGGCATTCCAACAATCCGCCAAAAAGCGCAGCTGGCTCGCTCACAGGCTGGCGGTATCATGACCTGGGAGTTGTCGCAGGATACCAATAGCGCCAATTCTTTGTTAACGGCCATGTATGAAGCGGTGAATGGTTTGGGTGGGTCGTATAACTGTAATTAA
- a CDS encoding PrkA family serine protein kinase, translated as MSLFNHYRERYDSTQQEELSIKEYLELCKTDPSVYASAAERMLMAIGDPEVVDTAQDPRLSRIFSNKIIKRYKAFGEFYGMEECIQQIVSFFRHAAQGLEEKKQILYLLGPVGGGKSSLAEMLKTLMEKMPIYCIKGSPVFESPLGLFSPDEDGHILEEDYGIPRRYIKTIMSPWAAKRLQEFHGDITQFRVVKLYPSTLNQIAITKTEPGDENNQDISSLVGKVDIRKLEEFPQNDPDAYSFSGGLCRANQGLMEFVEMFKAPIKVLHPLLTATQEGNFNSTEGLGAIPFDGVILAHSNESEWQNFRNNKNNEAFIDRVYIVKVPYCLRVTEEMQIYEKLLQNSSLSRAPCAPDTLRMLAQFSVLSRLKEPENSNIFSKMRVYDGENLKDTDPKAKSLQEYKDSAGVDEGMNGLSTRFAFKILSRVFNFDPTEIAANPVHLMYVLEQQIEQEQFPKEVQEKYLNVLKEYIAPKYVDFIGKEIQTAYLESYAEYGQNIFDRYVTYADFWIQDQEYRDHETGEILNRAALNEELEKIEKPAGISNPKDFRNEIVNFVLRAKANNAGRNPDWRSYEKLRTVIEKKMFSNTEDLLPVISFNAKASAQDKKKHQDFVQRMIERGYTEKQVRLLSEWYLRVRKSQ; from the coding sequence ATGAGCCTTTTTAATCATTACCGCGAGCGCTATGACAGCACCCAGCAAGAAGAATTATCGATCAAGGAATATCTCGAACTTTGTAAGACTGACCCCAGTGTTTATGCCAGTGCCGCCGAGCGTATGTTGATGGCCATTGGCGATCCCGAGGTGGTGGATACCGCGCAGGACCCTCGCCTCAGCCGCATCTTTTCCAACAAAATTATCAAGCGATACAAGGCCTTCGGTGAATTTTACGGCATGGAGGAATGTATCCAGCAAATCGTCTCCTTCTTCCGTCACGCGGCGCAAGGTCTGGAAGAAAAGAAACAGATTCTCTACTTGCTCGGCCCGGTCGGCGGCGGTAAATCTTCCTTGGCGGAAATGCTCAAGACGCTGATGGAGAAGATGCCGATCTATTGCATCAAAGGCTCTCCGGTTTTTGAATCACCCCTGGGCTTGTTCAGCCCGGACGAGGATGGCCACATCCTCGAAGAAGATTACGGTATTCCGCGCCGCTATATCAAAACCATCATGTCGCCTTGGGCAGCGAAGCGCTTGCAGGAGTTTCACGGCGATATTACCCAGTTCCGGGTCGTCAAACTCTACCCGTCTACCCTGAACCAGATCGCCATTACCAAGACCGAACCGGGTGATGAAAACAACCAGGATATTTCCTCGCTGGTGGGCAAAGTGGATATTCGCAAGCTGGAAGAATTTCCCCAGAACGACCCGGATGCCTACAGCTTCTCCGGCGGTTTGTGCCGCGCCAACCAGGGCTTGATGGAATTTGTGGAGATGTTCAAGGCGCCGATCAAGGTGCTCCACCCGTTGCTGACTGCCACGCAGGAAGGTAACTTCAACAGTACCGAAGGCTTGGGTGCCATCCCCTTTGACGGCGTTATTTTGGCGCACTCCAACGAATCTGAATGGCAAAATTTCCGTAACAACAAAAACAACGAAGCCTTCATTGACCGGGTTTATATCGTCAAGGTGCCTTATTGTCTTCGCGTTACCGAAGAGATGCAGATTTACGAAAAACTGCTCCAAAACAGTTCACTATCCAGAGCACCTTGTGCACCGGACACCTTGCGCATGCTGGCGCAGTTCTCGGTGCTATCGCGACTGAAAGAGCCGGAAAACTCCAACATCTTCTCCAAGATGCGCGTCTATGACGGCGAGAACCTGAAAGACACCGACCCTAAAGCCAAGTCTTTGCAGGAATATAAAGATTCCGCTGGTGTGGATGAGGGCATGAACGGTTTATCTACCCGTTTCGCTTTCAAAATTTTATCGCGCGTCTTTAATTTCGATCCCACCGAAATTGCGGCCAATCCCGTGCATCTGATGTATGTGCTGGAACAGCAGATTGAACAGGAGCAATTTCCTAAAGAAGTACAGGAGAAATATCTCAACGTCCTCAAAGAGTATATTGCACCCAAATATGTGGACTTCATTGGTAAGGAAATCCAGACAGCCTATCTCGAATCCTATGCCGAGTATGGCCAGAATATCTTTGACCGTTATGTGACTTATGCCGACTTCTGGATTCAGGATCAGGAATACCGTGATCATGAAACCGGCGAGATCCTTAACCGCGCCGCCTTGAACGAAGAGCTGGAGAAGATTGAAAAGCCGGCCGGTATCAGCAATCCCAAAGATTTCCGTAACGAAATTGTCAACTTTGTGTTACGGGCCAAAGCCAACAATGCCGGACGGAATCCGGATTGGCGCAGCTATGAAAAACTGCGCACGGTCATAGAGAAGAAAATGTTCTCCAACACGGAAGACTTGCTTCCGGTTATCTCTTTCAACGCCAAGGCATCCGCCCAAGACAAGAAAAAGCATCAGGACTTTGTACAGCGGATGATCGAGCGCGGCTATACCGAAAAGCAAGTGCGCTTGTTGTCCGAATGGTATTTGCGGGTCAGGAAATCACAATAG